One candidate division KSB1 bacterium DNA window includes the following coding sequences:
- a CDS encoding ABC transporter ATP-binding protein: protein MTHAPATLVPDERHGSLEGIAVRARHLTRSFGKFVAVDAINLDVRQGEIFGFLGANGAGKTTAIRMLCGLLLPSAGEGWVDGLAISSQTNQIKRRIGYMSQKFSLYADLTVAENLTFYGGIYGLTMPEIRERSAALYARLGLESQRNMLTGSLPLGYKQRLALGCATLHRPRIVFLDEPTGGVDPVARREFWNLIYELADAGSTIFVTTHYMDEAEYCGRVSIMDRGKIIALDAPRELKRQLGADSMQQVFLALVEPSARSDS from the coding sequence ATGACGCACGCACCGGCTACTCTTGTCCCTGACGAGCGTCACGGCAGCCTGGAGGGAATCGCCGTACGCGCGCGTCATTTGACCCGCAGCTTCGGCAAATTCGTGGCCGTCGATGCGATCAATCTGGATGTTCGCCAAGGCGAAATCTTCGGATTCCTCGGCGCCAACGGCGCGGGCAAGACGACGGCAATCCGCATGCTCTGCGGACTGCTCCTGCCCTCCGCGGGTGAGGGGTGGGTTGACGGTCTCGCGATCTCGTCACAGACCAATCAAATCAAGCGCCGGATCGGCTACATGAGCCAGAAGTTTTCGCTCTACGCCGATTTGACCGTGGCGGAGAACCTGACGTTCTATGGGGGCATCTACGGGCTGACGATGCCCGAGATTCGCGAGCGCAGCGCGGCACTCTATGCGCGGCTGGGGCTCGAATCCCAGCGCAACATGTTGACGGGATCGCTGCCGCTCGGCTACAAACAACGACTGGCGCTGGGCTGCGCGACGCTGCACCGGCCGCGAATCGTCTTTCTCGACGAACCCACCGGAGGCGTTGACCCCGTCGCCCGCCGCGAATTCTGGAACCTGATCTATGAGCTGGCCGACGCCGGTTCCACGATCTTCGTCACCACTCATTACATGGATGAGGCCGAGTACTGCGGCCGTGTCTCCATCATGGACCGCGGCAAAATCATTGCGCTGGACGCGCCGCGTGAATTGAAACGACAACTCGGTGCGGATTCCATGCAGCAGGTATTTCTGGCGCTGGTCGAGCCGTCCGCGCGGAGTGACTCGTGA
- a CDS encoding helix-turn-helix domain-containing protein: protein MHELLELVQISRNKYPVHHRHAMRAFEYELVNTILDSCGGNKSKTAEILGLSRRQLQRIFARWEGLQDQPTDSEVEAMVG from the coding sequence ATGCATGAGCTTCTGGAGTTGGTTCAGATTTCGCGGAACAAGTATCCGGTGCACCACCGGCATGCGATGCGCGCATTCGAATATGAACTGGTGAATACGATCCTCGATTCGTGCGGAGGGAACAAGTCCAAGACCGCCGAAATCCTGGGACTTTCGCGGCGCCAGCTGCAGCGCATCTTCGCCCGTTGGGAAGGATTGCAAGATCAACCGACGGATAGCGAGGTCGAAGCGATGGTCGGCTGA
- a CDS encoding TetR/AcrR family transcriptional regulator has protein sequence MSLADQADRNPAIRNGADDGFDRILNRIPEHLRPPEPGSPRGRILSAARRLFAEQGLEATSTREIADAAEVNLAMIHYYFGSKEQLYRRTIAGMILELFQQVADSIQAELPPAQRLMQFPLLIMKAMRDSPTTAAIMRREIANGAPQVREVVRSLGELGPQGFAQVFAALYHEAVASGEVRSLPVDAVREFVISLAYSSVFMGPLFQLIPRENSGDPEIAWQERHEVFAKLLQHALLVEPKST, from the coding sequence ATGAGTTTGGCCGATCAAGCAGACAGAAATCCGGCGATCAGGAACGGTGCGGATGACGGCTTTGACCGAATTCTAAACCGAATCCCGGAACACCTCCGACCGCCGGAGCCGGGGTCGCCACGGGGCCGGATCCTGAGCGCGGCGCGCCGCCTGTTCGCCGAGCAAGGCCTCGAAGCCACTTCCACCCGCGAAATCGCCGATGCCGCTGAAGTGAATCTGGCCATGATCCACTATTACTTCGGCAGCAAAGAACAGCTCTATCGTCGGACTATCGCCGGGATGATCCTCGAGCTGTTTCAGCAGGTCGCCGACAGCATTCAAGCCGAGCTGCCTCCGGCGCAGCGACTCATGCAATTCCCCCTGTTGATCATGAAAGCGATGCGCGACTCACCCACCACGGCCGCGATCATGCGCCGCGAAATCGCCAACGGCGCGCCGCAGGTCCGAGAGGTTGTCCGTTCGCTGGGGGAGTTGGGTCCGCAGGGGTTCGCGCAAGTCTTCGCGGCACTGTACCACGAGGCTGTCGCATCCGGCGAAGTGCGGAGCCTGCCCGTGGACGCCGTGCGTGAATTTGTGATTTCACTGGCCTACAGTTCCGTGTTTATGGGGCCGCTCTTTCAATTGATCCCCCGCGAAAACAGCGGCGACCCCGAAATCGCCTGGCAAGAACGCCATGAGGTGTTCGCGAAGCTGCTTCAGCACGCACTCCTTGTGGAACCAAAATCGACATGA
- a CDS encoding HAMP domain-containing histidine kinase: MPPDLPFPFRAFLALWLITTISLVALRWEPRPLPYRFEGVRRWENSTTVKVQIGLFQPHPDSAKYGVTWTSEYQIAEGRWLTYLEWHDTSGAVVLVRNARLPIERLTQADADGDGIDDILVAYGARDSSGLVCWKWPGLVELWRHDLLQPPELRGQHVWDAGVTSCQILPASNGLPTRLICCVRSAYGLQPRGLIALDARTGGELWSYWTAAPPGDPDTCDVDRDGAPEILIGSYAPTNGARYQGCSDDSCFLALLDGAGRQLWRRSWPPPFPGITAKFTRTAGGECGLLALRTSGVTSGPPNTLYRLDPRSGATLDSTVFSGIGGGYALTPRFVRRDSVSGFLVYHNESEMAVHSESGAFVSAVGPYLAIVAQTDLNLDGGCELIARSHQSTTFVLDSSFRVVAQSPVHVSQYHEQFVSADRAVLWLADDRGVSLTHYEHNPDYARWWMRRIVWGLAWIAIGLVTALIITLVGFQYRRIQEQKREADAKARRLAELMAVVRHIGHQQGAPLQEFGDRLSELEYQSKSVTVDLLGEIISTRADFEQLKRRLTDTIRSIRKYVNAELLTRHAVDLAAFVRTELGSRNGTSRASWIELDIEPGIQLVDADAGQLQVLLEMLLDNGMKALAGLRDRKPQITVRVYSMTETSRSSGTKTWVHLDFSDNGEGIAPENLEHVFKLGFTTRAEVGGTGFGLAFVHKTVLDHDGEIWIESERGHGTIFHLRFPRI; the protein is encoded by the coding sequence ATGCCTCCCGACCTGCCGTTTCCGTTCCGAGCCTTCTTGGCCCTCTGGCTGATCACGACGATCAGCCTCGTTGCGTTGCGCTGGGAGCCCCGGCCGCTGCCGTATCGGTTTGAGGGAGTCCGCCGATGGGAGAATTCGACCACTGTGAAGGTGCAGATCGGCCTGTTTCAACCTCACCCCGATAGCGCGAAATACGGCGTCACGTGGACCAGCGAATACCAAATTGCAGAAGGCCGCTGGCTTACCTATCTCGAATGGCACGATACCAGCGGGGCGGTCGTGCTCGTCCGCAACGCCAGGTTACCGATCGAGCGGCTTACTCAGGCTGACGCCGACGGGGACGGTATCGACGACATCCTCGTCGCGTACGGCGCTCGCGACTCGTCCGGGCTTGTGTGCTGGAAATGGCCGGGTCTGGTCGAGTTGTGGAGGCACGATCTCCTCCAACCGCCGGAACTCCGCGGCCAGCACGTCTGGGACGCCGGAGTCACGTCCTGTCAAATCTTACCCGCGTCGAATGGTCTGCCCACGCGACTGATCTGTTGCGTGCGATCCGCATACGGATTGCAGCCACGCGGCCTGATTGCGCTCGATGCACGAACCGGAGGCGAGTTGTGGTCGTATTGGACCGCGGCGCCACCCGGGGATCCGGATACCTGCGATGTCGATCGCGACGGCGCTCCCGAAATCCTGATCGGAAGCTATGCTCCAACTAATGGCGCTCGGTATCAGGGCTGCTCCGATGATAGCTGCTTTCTGGCACTACTCGATGGAGCCGGAAGGCAGTTGTGGCGCCGCAGCTGGCCTCCGCCTTTCCCCGGCATCACCGCGAAATTCACGCGCACAGCCGGGGGAGAATGCGGACTGCTCGCGCTGCGGACTTCGGGGGTGACCAGCGGTCCGCCCAATACGCTCTATCGACTCGATCCGCGCAGCGGCGCGACGCTGGATTCAACGGTCTTCTCCGGCATCGGCGGCGGGTATGCCCTCACACCGAGATTTGTGCGGCGGGACAGCGTTTCGGGTTTCCTGGTTTACCACAATGAATCGGAGATGGCCGTTCATTCCGAAAGCGGCGCCTTCGTGTCTGCCGTCGGACCCTATCTCGCGATTGTGGCGCAGACCGACCTCAATCTCGACGGCGGTTGCGAGTTGATCGCGCGCTCGCATCAAAGCACAACTTTCGTGCTCGATTCGTCGTTCCGAGTGGTCGCGCAATCGCCGGTCCATGTCAGCCAGTATCACGAGCAGTTCGTCAGCGCCGACCGCGCCGTGCTCTGGCTGGCGGACGATCGGGGAGTCAGCCTGACGCACTACGAACACAATCCCGACTACGCCCGGTGGTGGATGCGGCGAATCGTGTGGGGCCTGGCCTGGATCGCGATCGGCCTCGTCACCGCGCTGATCATCACACTCGTCGGATTTCAGTACCGCCGGATTCAGGAACAGAAGCGCGAAGCCGATGCGAAAGCGCGCCGACTCGCCGAACTCATGGCCGTGGTGCGGCACATCGGACACCAACAAGGTGCCCCGCTTCAAGAATTCGGAGACAGACTGTCTGAACTCGAGTATCAGTCGAAGAGTGTCACGGTTGACTTGCTCGGAGAAATCATTTCAACCCGGGCCGATTTTGAGCAGCTCAAGCGCCGACTCACCGATACTATCCGCTCGATTCGCAAGTACGTGAACGCCGAGCTGCTGACGCGGCACGCCGTTGACCTCGCCGCTTTCGTTCGCACGGAATTAGGCTCGCGCAATGGTACCTCGCGAGCCTCATGGATCGAATTAGATATCGAACCCGGTATCCAGCTGGTGGATGCGGACGCCGGACAGCTGCAGGTCCTGCTGGAAATGCTGTTGGATAACGGGATGAAGGCTTTGGCCGGCCTAAGGGATCGCAAGCCTCAGATCACGGTCAGAGTCTATTCCATGACCGAGACGTCCCGCTCGTCCGGCACGAAGACTTGGGTTCACCTTGATTTCAGCGATAACGGTGAGGGAATCGCCCCGGAAAATCTGGAGCACGTCTTCAAGCTCGGGTTTACCACCCGCGCGGAAGTTGGAGGCACCGGCTTCGGCTTGGCGTTTGTTCACAAGACGGTCCTCGACCACGACGGCGAAATCTGGATCGAGAGCGAGAGGGGACACGGCACGATATTTCACCTGCGATTTCCGCGCATTTGA
- a CDS encoding PH domain-containing protein, giving the protein MPEPTTIWSEPEVLLWEGRVSPWASPLRFFVAPTAYRITNRRLTEVRSHLMRWGKQIRTWDVDRIEYVRVYSSFWQRLFGLADVELGARWQAIRWTNLGHRSALETALTNAGLRIVR; this is encoded by the coding sequence ATGCCTGAGCCAACTACGATCTGGAGCGAGCCTGAGGTGTTACTATGGGAGGGCCGCGTGAGCCCGTGGGCGTCGCCGTTGCGATTCTTCGTCGCTCCCACAGCGTACCGGATTACCAATCGACGATTGACTGAGGTCCGTTCCCATTTGATGCGTTGGGGCAAGCAAATTCGAACCTGGGATGTGGACCGCATCGAATACGTTCGCGTCTATTCCTCGTTTTGGCAGCGCCTCTTTGGTCTCGCCGACGTCGAACTCGGCGCGCGATGGCAAGCCATTCGTTGGACGAACCTCGGGCACCGCTCCGCGCTCGAGACCGCTTTGACTAACGCCGGGCTGCGCATCGTCCGCTGA
- a CDS encoding sigma-54-dependent Fis family transcriptional regulator has product MPHILYIEDELDKAQVRLRILDRSGFQVTTLTGSEGLEEAVRAHDFDAVLLDNELRASSLNGLAILRWLQATLPELPVIFISDKSNYQVVVAAVKGGADDFLDKKDVPEILLAVLERTVSRYEKRRRRERDLLRKRGIFGNSPLMIALWQEIRAAARHRRPVTLTGPAGTEKKQLAETICQLMRPSLRGDFVVVTCRGASADSLSSELFGSRDHTSAPRSRLVGKIESAVEGTLFLDHIDAVPVDIQGELLEQVRSADAVRLIASTECGIKVALRRDILRKDLAEYVADSEIRIPSVHERILASAEDFRDLCDYLIETLGYETGLRPIELDTGARLALESYAWPGNLDELRELLGRLYGLGRTKVYAEDIEAALRAPGRLALGLGLPPFASYMTQIEELYYSDLLRIGAGDWTRMEQVSGLNRDKLRYYLNKYKRH; this is encoded by the coding sequence ATGCCACACATTCTGTACATCGAAGATGAACTTGACAAGGCCCAAGTGCGGCTGCGCATTCTCGACCGATCCGGGTTCCAGGTCACGACGCTGACCGGATCCGAGGGTCTGGAAGAGGCCGTGCGGGCCCACGACTTTGACGCGGTGTTGTTGGATAACGAGCTGCGCGCATCATCCCTCAACGGGCTCGCGATCTTGCGCTGGTTGCAGGCGACGCTGCCGGAGTTGCCCGTCATCTTCATTTCCGACAAGTCCAATTATCAAGTCGTGGTCGCCGCCGTCAAGGGCGGTGCCGATGATTTCCTGGACAAGAAGGACGTGCCCGAGATTCTGCTGGCCGTGCTCGAACGCACCGTGTCACGTTACGAGAAGCGCCGGCGGCGCGAACGCGATCTCCTGCGTAAACGCGGCATCTTCGGAAACAGTCCGCTGATGATCGCCCTCTGGCAGGAGATCCGCGCCGCCGCGCGACACCGCCGTCCCGTTACCCTCACCGGACCCGCCGGCACCGAAAAGAAGCAGCTCGCCGAGACCATCTGTCAACTCATGCGTCCGTCGCTGCGGGGCGACTTTGTCGTCGTCACTTGTCGCGGCGCTTCAGCCGATTCACTGTCGAGTGAACTGTTCGGTTCACGAGACCACACTTCGGCTCCCCGCAGCCGGCTCGTCGGCAAGATCGAGTCCGCCGTCGAAGGCACGCTGTTTCTTGACCATATCGATGCGGTTCCGGTGGACATCCAGGGCGAACTACTTGAACAAGTCCGATCCGCCGATGCGGTACGACTGATCGCGTCCACGGAATGCGGGATCAAGGTTGCGCTCCGGCGCGACATTCTGCGTAAAGACCTTGCCGAGTATGTGGCCGACAGCGAAATCCGGATTCCGTCCGTGCACGAACGAATCCTGGCCTCCGCCGAGGACTTCCGGGATCTCTGCGACTATCTGATTGAGACGCTGGGGTATGAAACGGGATTGCGGCCAATAGAATTAGATACAGGCGCCCGGCTGGCCCTGGAGTCCTACGCCTGGCCCGGGAATCTCGATGAACTCCGCGAACTGCTCGGCCGCCTCTACGGCCTCGGTCGCACGAAGGTGTACGCGGAAGACATCGAAGCGGCATTGCGAGCGCCCGGACGGCTGGCGCTCGGACTTGGGCTCCCGCCGTTCGCCAGTTATATGACACAGATCGAAGAGCTGTACTACTCCGACCTGCTCAGAATCGGCGCGGGCGACTGGACCCGGATGGAACAAGTGTCCGGACTCAACCGGGACAAACTCCGCTACTATCTGAACAAGTACAAGCGACATTGA
- a CDS encoding ABC transporter permease, with translation MKRVWAIARKEFLHILRDPRSLAVAILMPLMMVVLYGYAIDMEMKRLRVAVIDLDHTAQSRDFVRQMTAGEFIVVVGELRSRDEIEPAFRRGLYHAVVVLPNGYAASIATDAVTRIQVMIDGADGTTAATVDNYLNALIARANRELAIERLGVGAMPIEPRPRIFFNPELVSAHFVVPGLVAVVLIMICALLTSIAITREKENGTLEQILTTPIRAPQVIIGKVLPYLLIASVDAALVIMIGRTVFGVPMQGSWLVLAAYSIIYLGVALGIGLVISAITNSQQVAMMVALLATMLPSIMLSGFIFPIRSMPLPLQYICHVMPATYYLEIIRGIMLKGDAWFPVQAGVLLVMCVLLLTLAARKFNARIE, from the coding sequence GTGAAACGCGTTTGGGCCATCGCCCGCAAGGAGTTTCTGCACATCCTGCGCGATCCGCGGAGTCTTGCCGTCGCCATCCTGATGCCGCTCATGATGGTCGTCTTGTATGGTTATGCGATCGACATGGAGATGAAGCGACTGCGAGTGGCGGTGATCGACCTCGACCACACGGCTCAGAGTCGGGACTTCGTGCGGCAGATGACCGCGGGCGAATTCATCGTGGTGGTCGGAGAACTCCGCTCGCGCGACGAGATCGAACCCGCCTTTCGCCGCGGCCTCTATCACGCCGTCGTCGTGCTGCCGAACGGCTATGCCGCGTCGATCGCGACCGACGCGGTCACCCGAATTCAAGTCATGATTGACGGCGCCGACGGCACGACTGCCGCCACCGTTGACAACTACCTCAACGCGCTGATTGCCCGGGCCAATCGTGAGTTGGCGATCGAGCGGCTGGGCGTGGGGGCGATGCCGATCGAGCCGCGCCCGCGAATCTTCTTCAATCCGGAACTCGTCAGCGCGCACTTCGTCGTCCCCGGTCTCGTCGCGGTGGTCCTGATCATGATTTGCGCGTTGCTGACCAGCATCGCGATCACTCGCGAAAAGGAAAACGGCACGCTCGAACAGATCTTGACCACACCGATCCGCGCGCCGCAGGTCATCATCGGCAAGGTCCTGCCCTACCTGCTCATCGCGTCCGTGGATGCCGCCCTCGTGATCATGATCGGCCGCACTGTCTTCGGCGTGCCGATGCAGGGATCCTGGCTCGTGCTGGCGGCTTATAGTATCATTTACCTCGGCGTTGCGCTCGGCATCGGACTCGTCATATCCGCCATTACGAATTCGCAGCAGGTCGCCATGATGGTCGCGCTGCTGGCCACGATGCTCCCTTCGATCATGCTCTCCGGCTTTATCTTTCCGATTCGCAGCATGCCGCTGCCGCTGCAATACATCTGCCACGTCATGCCGGCGACCTACTATCTTGAAATCATTCGCGGGATCATGCTCAAAGGAGATGCCTGGTTTCCGGTTCAGGCCGGCGTGCTGCTGGTGATGTGTGTCTTGCTGCTGACACTCGCCGCGCGCAAGTTCAACGCCCGAATCGAGTGA
- a CDS encoding efflux RND transporter periplasmic adaptor subunit has product MKNFSSTTSRWISLVALAALIGLAGCGKREAVLNPSGTLEATEIDVASLLAGRVLQVRAKLGDPVRAGDTLVVIDTELLSLQRAQTESNGRTLAAQKLVARDARSQAQHGLDLAELTYNRLRALLEQGSVTRQQVDEAETKRAVAMSQVSGAAHQIAAIEAEALKLQSTLAVLDRQMKDGVVLAPASGTVLMRTIEPGEMAAPGVTLMRIADLSQLELRVFLGELDLARVKIGQQLDVLVDALDGASLRGEIAWISSEAEFTPKNAQTRSARTQLVYAIKLRIANPDGKLHIGMPAEVKL; this is encoded by the coding sequence ATGAAGAACTTCTCCTCTACTACCTCGCGATGGATCTCACTCGTCGCACTCGCGGCGCTGATCGGCCTGGCCGGTTGCGGGAAACGCGAAGCAGTCCTGAATCCGTCGGGCACACTGGAAGCGACGGAGATCGACGTCGCTTCGCTGCTGGCGGGGCGCGTCCTGCAAGTGCGGGCGAAACTCGGTGATCCGGTGCGGGCAGGCGATACGCTGGTCGTCATCGACACGGAGTTGCTGTCGTTGCAACGCGCGCAGACGGAGTCCAATGGCCGGACGCTGGCCGCACAAAAGCTCGTGGCTCGCGATGCGCGGTCGCAGGCTCAACATGGCTTGGACCTGGCGGAACTCACCTATAATCGCCTGCGCGCATTGCTCGAACAGGGATCGGTTACGCGACAACAGGTTGACGAAGCGGAAACGAAACGAGCCGTGGCGATGTCCCAAGTTTCGGGGGCCGCTCACCAAATCGCCGCAATCGAAGCCGAAGCACTTAAGCTGCAATCGACACTTGCGGTGCTCGACCGGCAGATGAAGGACGGAGTCGTGCTCGCCCCGGCTTCCGGTACGGTTCTGATGCGGACAATCGAACCGGGCGAAATGGCCGCGCCCGGAGTTACCCTGATGCGAATCGCGGACCTGTCGCAGCTCGAACTGCGCGTCTTTCTCGGGGAACTGGATCTCGCACGGGTCAAGATCGGCCAACAACTCGACGTGTTGGTCGATGCGCTCGACGGCGCATCGCTGCGCGGTGAAATCGCGTGGATCAGTTCCGAAGCGGAGTTCACGCCCAAGAACGCGCAGACCCGCTCCGCGCGAACGCAGCTCGTGTATGCGATTAAGCTGCGGATCGCCAATCCCGACGGCAAACTGCATATCGGCATGCCGGCCGAAGTGAAACTGTGA
- a CDS encoding ABC transporter ATP-binding protein yields MRFRQLRKSYGETVAVDGLEFAVQPGEIFGLIGPDGAGKTTAMRIACALLLPDAGEVRVFGYDCVSEARKIKHHLGYMPQRFSLYADLTVAENLRFFADLYDVPARERIQREERLMQFSRLGPFRHRRAGKLSGGMKQKLALSCTLIHTPEVLILDEPTTGVDPVSRQEFWTILRDLATEGKALLVSTPYMDEAGLCDRVALMHRGRVLGLGAPADVPRLFRQRLIEVRGEDLDRARRKLTSLASAVSVNRFGDRLHVVHQSAEQEQIVRDLLADLDIELETVEPTIEDTFVSLMSGASDAA; encoded by the coding sequence ATCCGCTTCCGGCAACTCCGCAAGTCCTACGGCGAAACGGTCGCCGTTGACGGTCTTGAGTTCGCGGTGCAACCGGGCGAGATCTTCGGTCTGATCGGGCCCGACGGCGCGGGCAAGACCACCGCCATGCGAATCGCCTGCGCGTTACTGCTGCCCGACGCGGGCGAGGTTCGCGTGTTCGGTTACGATTGCGTGAGTGAAGCGCGCAAGATCAAGCATCATCTCGGCTACATGCCGCAGCGATTCAGCTTGTACGCGGATCTCACCGTCGCCGAGAATCTGCGTTTCTTCGCGGATCTTTACGATGTCCCGGCCCGCGAGCGAATTCAACGCGAGGAACGACTCATGCAATTCAGCCGGCTGGGCCCGTTTCGCCATCGGCGCGCGGGCAAACTGTCCGGCGGCATGAAGCAGAAGCTCGCGCTGTCGTGTACGCTGATTCACACTCCGGAAGTGCTGATTCTTGACGAACCGACGACCGGAGTTGATCCGGTCAGCCGGCAGGAATTCTGGACAATTCTGCGCGACCTCGCGACCGAGGGCAAAGCGCTGCTGGTCAGTACGCCATATATGGATGAAGCCGGACTCTGTGACCGCGTAGCGCTCATGCATCGCGGCAGAGTGCTGGGCCTCGGCGCTCCGGCTGACGTCCCGCGCCTGTTTCGACAGCGGCTGATCGAGGTGCGAGGTGAGGACCTCGATCGCGCGCGGCGCAAGTTGACGTCGTTGGCATCCGCCGTCTCCGTCAATCGCTTCGGCGACCGCCTGCACGTCGTCCATCAATCCGCCGAGCAGGAGCAGATCGTCCGCGACCTACTGGCGGATCTGGACATCGAGCTGGAAACCGTGGAACCGACCATTGAAGATACTTTCGTCTCCTTGATGAGTGGCGCGAGCGACGCGGCATGA
- a CDS encoding ABC transporter permease, with amino-acid sequence MKSLRPILFFVRKEFIQFRRDPQMKRIVFVMPTIQLLVLAYALTTDLRNVRLAVLDQDCTQESRELASAFLTSDLFEQRAVVKSSDELEVLLSSGAADIGINIPVNYARDLLTARHATIGIVVDGQNSSSAGRAVGYAEGILRQESLRKLVEIRDSSPRLANGLRRIEPLTRFFYNPELVSRYYMIPGIVALLLTVISAMLTGMAIVREQEIGTLEQLLVSPLRPGQMIAGKLIPFTILAYLELAIAATVAVWWFDLPFVGSVSLLAFCSLCYLLVTLGGGLLASTVSHTQQQAMFTVWFFLVFGILTSGFFYPIENMPKWIQYLTYANPMRYFMAILRAIFLKGAQFSDVLPNLLPLAALGVITFSTAILRFRRRLA; translated from the coding sequence ATGAAGAGCCTCAGACCCATTCTCTTCTTCGTGCGCAAGGAGTTCATCCAGTTCCGGCGCGACCCACAGATGAAGCGTATCGTGTTTGTCATGCCGACCATTCAGTTGCTCGTGCTGGCGTACGCCTTGACCACCGACCTGCGAAACGTCCGGCTGGCCGTGCTCGATCAGGACTGCACGCAGGAAAGCCGCGAGCTTGCGTCAGCGTTCCTGACCAGTGATCTGTTCGAGCAACGGGCCGTGGTCAAGAGCAGTGACGAGCTGGAGGTGCTCCTCAGTAGCGGCGCCGCCGATATCGGGATCAATATCCCGGTCAATTACGCCCGGGATCTGCTGACGGCTCGGCATGCGACAATCGGCATCGTCGTCGATGGCCAGAATTCCTCCAGCGCGGGACGCGCGGTCGGCTACGCCGAAGGAATATTACGCCAGGAGTCCCTGCGGAAACTCGTGGAAATCCGTGACTCCAGTCCGCGACTCGCCAATGGCCTCCGGCGGATTGAACCCCTGACCCGCTTCTTCTACAATCCGGAGTTGGTGAGCCGATATTACATGATCCCCGGGATCGTGGCCCTCCTGCTGACCGTCATCTCCGCGATGTTGACCGGTATGGCGATTGTTCGCGAACAGGAGATCGGAACGCTGGAGCAACTGCTCGTCAGCCCGCTGCGGCCCGGACAGATGATCGCGGGAAAGCTGATCCCGTTCACGATTCTGGCTTACCTCGAACTGGCTATCGCCGCGACGGTTGCCGTGTGGTGGTTCGACCTGCCCTTTGTCGGCTCGGTTTCGTTGCTCGCCTTCTGCTCGCTTTGTTACCTGCTCGTAACATTGGGCGGGGGTCTGCTCGCCTCGACGGTTTCCCACACGCAGCAGCAGGCTATGTTCACCGTCTGGTTCTTCCTGGTCTTCGGCATCCTCACCAGCGGGTTCTTCTACCCGATCGAGAACATGCCCAAGTGGATTCAGTACCTGACTTATGCTAATCCGATGCGCTATTTCATGGCCATCCTGCGCGCCATCTTTCTCAAGGGCGCACAGTTCTCAGACGTCCTGCCAAACCTGTTGCCCCTCGCCGCACTTGGAGTTATCACGTTCTCCACCGCGATTCTGAGGTTCCGTCGGCGCCTCGCCTGA